The nucleotide sequence ATAGAAGGTCGTGCCGTCCATTACAGCAGCTGCCGCGATCTTTTCCAGGCCGTCCTCGGGTACACCGGCCTGGCTAAGCTTGATCGGCAGGCCCGAGGAAGCGGCGAGCTTGTCTTGCAGCTCGCGCACCGCGTCGATCGCCTTGCGCGCGGCCGAAATCTCGTCCAGGCCATGGGTGTCCAGCCGCATCACCTGCGCCAGATCGCTCATCTGTTTGGGCACTTCCTCGAGGTTGTACTCCATACCGTAGGGCAGCAGGATCGCGTTGGCCACGCCGTGGGGCACGCCGTAGAGGCCGCCGGTGGCATGGGCCATCGAGTGCACGACTCCGACCATCGAGTGGCTGAAAGCCGCGCCGGCAAAGGTCGCGGCGACCAATACCTTGCTGCGCGCTTCGAGGTTGTCGCCCTGGCTGACCGCGATCGGCAGAAACTCCATCAGCATCCGAACCGCCTGCGAGGCGAAGGCGTCGGAGGCCGGATTCTTCTGCAGACCCCAGAAGGCCTCCATCGCGTGGGTCAGCGCATCCATGCCCGTGGCCGCCGTAAGCTGCGCGGGCAGGCTCAGCGTCATCTCCGGATCGAGCACCGCCAGATTGGGAAGCATGTGCTTGTCCACGAAGCTGTTCTTGGTGTGGGTCTCCTCGTCGAGGATCACGGCCACCATCGTCACTTCCGAGCCGGTTCCCGCGGTGGTCGGAATCACGATCAGCGGCCGTAGCGGCTCGGTCAACGTTTGTGCGCCGGAGTAGTCGTTCAACAGGTCGCCGCCGTTGGTGAACAGGATGTTCGCGGCCTTGGCCGAGTCGATCACGCTGCCGCCGCCGATCGCCAGAATCGAGTCGGCCCGCGCGTCGCGCGCCTGATCGCAGATCTGCTTGACGATCTTGATCTCGCTGTTGGGCGGAACCTGATCGAACACACCGGCGATCTCTAAGCCGCCGCTTGTGATCCCGTCCAGCACCGGCTGGACCAAACCGACCTTCTTATAGAGAATTTCATCGGTGACAACGAATGGTCTCTTAATTTTTAAATCGCTGATTTCCGCGCTGAAATCCTTGGCCAGACCAGGTCCGTATACAATCCTGGTGGGATGCCAAAACTCAAAAAAATCCGGCAGCATAACCGATGTCCTTTCGTTTTATTGCCCTAGATTGCGAGCAATTTGATAGCACGCACATCCGGGTGTGTCAATCCAGAGTCACCGCGTTGTGATTTCCGTCTTGACCGCAATCTGACGCTGTCAGCAAGTGAGCTGCAATGATACACCACGCCGCCTGGAGTCGAAAGCGTAAGGCATCGCTTGATCGCTGCTGCGGCCGCGGATACAATCGGCCGCCATGAGTTCAGAAGTAAAGTTCAACGCCAAGTCGCGGCAGGCATCACGTCGGCTGCTGGTACTGCTGGAGACCGTAGAGGACTTCGAGCAGAACCTCGACCTCTACGTGCAGGACGGCGGGCAGATCGACGAGGATTTCCTGCCGACACTCGACCGCCTGCGGCAGCTGATTACCGAGGATTCCACAGAACTCGCCGGGGTGCTGTGCGAGGTCAGCGAGCCGTTTCAGGAGGGGCTGCTCGAATGGGCGGTCGCCTACAAGCGCGCCGACATGCTCGAGGCCTGGCTTTCGCACGCCGACCGCTCGATGGCCAAGGTAATCAAACGGCTGGCGCACACGCTCAAGACCCAGGGGATCCAGATCGAGGATCGGCGCGAGCGGCGCTCGTTGAAGATCGAGCCGGAGAAGCTCGAGGCGCCGCCCTCGCTGGTCAGCGCCACCGACAGTCAGGGCGAGCACGTTGTCTGGCTGGCGCGCGAAAATCCGCGCGGCGTGCGCACGCTGCAGGCGATCCTCTCTCCACAGCGCGGCGTGGCCAATTTCGACATGTACGAGGTCTCGCGCAGCGAGTACCGCAAGATGATCCGCGAGATCACTGTGGGCGACGAGTTCTTCATCACCGAGGCGCCCACCGCATACGCGTTGTACCTGCTGCGGCGTTACGTCGACATAGGGCAGCCGCCGGATCGTTTCATCACCTCGCTGACGATGATCTCATCGGGCATCGAGCCTCCGGCCGACGACCCGCTGCTCTCGACGCTCCCCGCGCCTACCGACGCAATCGCCGCGGAGGTGATGCGAACCAGCGACCGCTTGCACGATCTGGAGCCGTTCAAGCATTTCGTGCCCGACCGCAGCGCTGTGATGGATCTGGAACACAAGCTGTACAACCTGGAGCACAGCGAGCTGATGGTCGACGAGCAACAGCGCCGCGAACAGATCGGTATCACCCTCAACAAGGCGATCGACGACTTCTTTAAGAGTTCGGCCGTGATCCAGCGGATTCGCGACATGGCCGCACTGTTGCACCTGATGGGCCGTCCCGAGCAACGCAACTTGGCGCGGGCCACGGCCGAGCTGCTGGAAAGCGGCGAGTGTTTGCCGCACACGGTTCCGTTCGCATTGCGCACGTTCAGCAAGATCTTCACGCGCTGGCCCCTCGACGCCCCGGAAGAGACCGAACCCGAAGCGGGCTCCGAGTCCGGCGGGCTGATCGTGGCCGGACGATGATTCGATGAGAGTCGCGCTGGTCCATCCGCCGGAGTCGGTCCAGAGCATCGGCTCCGAGATCGTTCAGCACCCGATCAACATCGCCAGCATCGCCGCCTACATCCGCCGCGAAAACGACGCCGAGGTCGAGCTGTGGGACTACGCCGTGCTCGACCACCCCAGCGAGGACTTCCGCGAACGGATGCGCCGCTTCAAGCCGCAGATCGTCGGCTTCTCGTGCATGACCCCGTTGATCGTTCAGGGGGCGGAGTTGGCACGGATCGCAAAGCAGGAAGACCCCGAGGTGTTGGTCGTGGTCGGCGGGCCCCACGTTTCGGCGATCCCCGAGCACACCCTGGAGCAATACGAGAGTTTCGACATCAGCGCCATCGGCGAGGGCGAACAGACGATGTCCGAGATCATCCACGCGCTGGAGCACGGACTGCCGCTGGAGAACATCGCCTCCACCGCAGTGCGCATTGACGGCGCCATCCGGCGCAACGAGCTGCGTGATCTGATCCACGATCTGGACGACCTGCCCTACCCGGCCCGCGACCTGATCGACCTCGAGCTGTACAAGGGCTCGAGCTCGCCGGGCCTGGACAGCTCGTTGCAGCGAATCACCGAACTGTTCACCTCCCGCGGATGCCCGATGAATTGCATCTTTTGCGCCAGCGCAGTGACGCACCGCAACAAAGTGCGTTTCCGCTCGGCCGAACATGTACTTGGTGAAGTGCGACAGTGCGTCGAGCAGTACGGCATCCAGCATTTCACCATCGACGACGACACCTTTACCTACGGCCACAAGCGGCTGACCGCGATCTGCGATGGGTTGCGCGAACTGGGCGTAAGCTGGGATTGTGACAGCCGCGTGGATTCGGTCAATCCCGAGGTGCTCAAGATGATGGCCGACTCGGGCTGCAAAAAGATCGCCTTCGGCGTTGAGACCGGCAGCCCGCGGATGCTCGAACTGATCAAGAAACAAATCACGGTCGAGCAAATCGAGGACGGCTTCGACTGGGCGCATCGCGCCGGAATTCTCACATCAGCCTTCATCATGATCGGAAGCCACCCCAGCGAGACCATCGAAGACCTCGACCAAACCCTGGCCCTGATAAAGCGCATCCGCCCGGACTTCGTGCTGGTCTACATCGCGGTGCCCTACCCCGGGACCGAGCTGTACCACATCATGCACGACCAGGAGCTGGTGTTCACCGAGGACTGGAACGAGTACGACATCGTGCGCACGATCCCCAAGTGGCGCACCGAAAACTTCTCGCCCGATCAACTCGTGGCCCTACAAGAGAAGCTCTACCGCAAGATCTACTTCACGCCGCGCTTTATCGCGCAAAAGCTGTTCGCGATCCGCTCATTGGACGACTTCCGCTATATGTGGGACAAGGGATTTTCGCTGCTGAGCTTCCTGGGCGACCGGCGCAAGCAGAGTAAAATCTCGGCGCCTTCCGGCGACTGACCGTTCCGCGTCAGCCGTTCCTGGAAATCTTGCGCAACAACATCAGCTCGCGAAACCCGCGCCTGATGGCGCCGGCCGATCCGCCGGTCTGAAGTCCGCTGGGCCGCGGACGGTGGGCGATCGGCACCTCGACCCAGTCCAGGCCGGCCTGCTTCCAGCGCAGGAAGATCGCGGCGTTGATCCCCGGTCCCTGGATCTGGAGCTGGTCAAGGCGCAATGCGTCGCGCGCCTGCCTGGTCATCAGCTTGAAAGCACAGTTCACGTCGCGCACCCGCACGCGCAGCAGTACGTTGACCATCGCAGTCCAAACCCTGCCGTAGAGCAACCGGTGCCAGGGGTCGGCCCGCGGGCTGCGATAGCCCACAACCACATCGACCCCTGCGCTTTGCTGCGCCGCAAGCAGCGTACCGATTTGCGCGAGGTCGAACTGCAGATCAGCGTCGGAGAACATGATCAGCTCCGAATCCGCAGCTGACAATCCGCTGATCAGCGCCGCGCCGTAGCCGCGGTTGTGCGGATGATGTACGGCCGTAATCAGCGGATCGGCCAGAGCCAGCTCGCGAATCAGCTCGGTGGAGCCGTCGTCCGAGCCATCGTCAACCAGCACCAGCCGCGCAGCGCAGCCGCAGGCCTCCAGCGCTGCGCGCGCCTGAGCCACCAGCGCCGGGAGCAACTGGACCTCGTTGTAAATCGGGAAAACAGCGCTGATATCGGCCATCGACGAATCCTAACCATCGCCCGTGCGCTTTACAAGGCGACCCCTGATCCTCCCCCCGCGTTCTTGACACCTCCAATGCGCCGTGATACTTAGCCCAAGCATCTGTTAATTGAGGGTTATATTGAGTAAGACCGTCCTGCTCGCACAGCATAGCAGCACCATTGATCAGGCCGTGCGCCTGAGCTTGGCAGGCTATGGCCTGCGCTATGTGGTGTGTAAAAGCAGTGAGCAGATCGTTTCCGCCTGCAGAAGCAATCAGCCGCACCTAGTGATCTGTGACCTGCGTTCGGGAAACGACCGCATGCTCGAGGTCTGCAATCAGCTCAAGTCCGACACCGAGCTGCAAACGATCCCGCTGATCGTACTGCAGTCCCAGGGCTCGGAGCCGTTGGAAGCGGCGGATCATCAGCTTGAAAAACCGTTTCGCGCCGAGCAATTGCGCGAGTTGGTCGAGACCTCGTTCAAGTCCGGGGAGGCCCGCGCCGACGACGCGGCAGGCCGCGACTCGATGATCTACCACCAGATCTACGACCCTGACACCGGAAATATGGTCGACGAATCGATCATTCCCAAGGAATTGGGCGGAACCTTCAGCCCGCTGTCCGGGATTGAAGCGGACTTCAACCCGACTGCGGACGCGCAGTCCCAGGAGCCTGCCGCCACGCAGCTCAATGCCGAGCAGTATCAACGACTGACCAAGGCCGTTGAAGAACAGGTATCGCAGATCATCTCCCAGTGGCTGGAAAAATACGCCGAGAAAGAGCTGCGCAAGGTCATTGTATCCAGCGCCAGGGACGTCATCGAAAGCAAGATCGACCAGTCCCTGCCCAAGCTGATCCAGGGCGTAGTCCGGCAACAACTGCTGTCCCTTAAAAATAAACGCTGACCGGGTCAACCGGTTAAACTACCGAATCACCACCCCACGTTGGGTTGACGAGGACGATGATGAGCGATAGCCGCAGCAACGAGATGGAAAAGACCTACAGCCCCGACGATCTCGAACAGCGCTGGTACGAATACTGGGAACGCATCGGCGCGTTCCGCGCCGGCGAGGGCGACGAACGCGAGGCGTTCTCGATCGTGATCCCCCCGCCCAACGTCACCGGCTCGCTGCACATGGGGCACGCGTTCAACAATACGCTGCAGGACATCCTGGCGCGCTACCACCGGATGATCGGCCACAACGTGTTGTGGATGCCCGGCACGGACCACGCGGGGATCGCCACCCAAAATGTGGTCGAGCGCCAACTGGCCGCCGAGGGCAGCTCGCGCCACGAGCTGGGCCGCGAGAAGTTCATCGAGCGCGTCTGGGAATGGAAGCAACAGTACGGCGACCGGATCATCGAACAGCTCAAGCACATGGGCTGCTCCTGCGACTGGGACCGCCTGCGGTTCACAATGGACGAGGGGCTGTCCAAAGCCGTGCGCAAGGTGTTCGTCACCCTCTATAAAGAGGGGCTGATCTATCGCGGCCAGTACCTGACCAACTGGTGCCCGCGCTGCGAAACCGCACTGAGCGACCTCGAAGTCGAGCACGAGGACCAGCAGGGCCATTTGTGGCACATCAAGTATCCGCTGGCCGACGGCAGCGGCGAATTGATCGTGGCCACCACCCGGCCCGAGACGATGTTCGGCGACACGGCGGTGGCCGTTAATCCCGCGGACGAACGCTACGCGGATTTCATCGGTAAGCAGGTGGTCCTGCCGCTGGTGGGCAAACAGATCCCGGTGATCGCCGACGACTATGTGAGCATGGAATTCGGCACCGGCGCGCTGAAGATCACCCCGGCCCACGACCCCAACGACTTTGAGATCGGCCTGCGACACAGCCTGCCGATGGTCAAGGTGATCGACGAGCGCGGAGTCATCGCCTCGGACGTGGAAGAGACCGGGCGCTACGCGGGCATGGAGCGCAACGCGGCGCGCGCCGCGGCCGTGGCCGATCTGGAGTCCCAGGGGCTGCTGCACAAGGTCGAGGACTACGCGAGCTCCGTGGGGCACTGCTACCGCTGCAAGGAAATCATTGAGCCCAACCTCTCGGTGCAGTGGTTCGTCAAGACCAAACCGTTGGCCGAGCAGGCGATCAAGGCGGTGCGCGATGGACGCACGCGGATCGTGCCCGAGCTGTGGACCAAGACCTATTACAACTGGATGGAGAACATCCGCGATTGGTGCATCAGCCGCCAGATCTGGTGGGGACACCGCATCCCCGCCTGGCGCTGCCCCGAATGCCCCGACGTGCTGCTAGTCGAAGAGATCGATCCCACGAGCTGCCCCAACTGCGGCGGCAAACTGGTCCAGGAAGAGGACGTGCTCGACACCTGGTTCTCCAGCGCGCTGTGGCCGTTCAGCACCATGGGCTGGCCCGAGCAGACCGACCTGCTCAAGACCTACTACCCCACCAGCTGCCTGGTTACGGCCTTTGACATCCTGTTCTTCTGGGTGGCGCGGATGATGATGATGGGGCTCAAATTCATGGACGACGTGCCGTTCCATGACGTGTACATCCACGCCCTGGTGCGCGACGAGCACGGTCAGAAGATGAGCAAGAGCAAGGGCAACGTAGTCGACCCGTTGGTGATCGTCGACGAGTTCGGAGCGGATTCGTTCCGCTTCACATTGGCCAGCCTAGCGGCCCAGGGCCGCGACGTCGCACTCTCCAAACAACGCATCGCCGGCTACCGCCGGTTCGCCAACAAAATCTGGAACGCCGCGCGCTTCACCCTGAGCCACCTCGAGGGCTTCGAGCGTCCCTCGCAAGCGCCCTGCCCGCAGTCGCTGCCCGACCGCTGGATCCTCTCCAAGTCGCGGCACACGGCGCAACTCGTGGGCCGGGCGATCGAGGAGTTCCGTTTCAACGACGCGGCGATGTTGACCTACGACTACATCTGGCACACGTTCTGCGACTGGTACTTGGAGCTGATCAAACCCGCGCTGTATGACGACGACGCGCCCGCGGAGCAGCGCGAGCTGACCAAGCACGTGCTGTGCACGGCGCTGGACTCCCTGCTGCGCATGCTGCATCCATTCATGCCCTTTGTCAGCGAGGATCTCTGGCAGCGACTGCCGGGCACCGGCGAGACGATCATGCTCAGCGAGTTCAACCCGCTGGGCCAGGAGCTGGTCGACGACGAGGCCGAGAGCAAGATGGATCTGGCGATCGAGGCGATCACCGCGATCCGCACGATCCGCGGCGAGATGAACATCGCCCCCTCGGTGAAAATGCAGGCCGTGGCGGTCGGCGACGAGCAGCAGCTTTCCGTGCTGCGCGGACTGGCCGACCTGGTGCGCGACCAGGCCAAGCTCGAGAGCCTGATTGTCGATCCCGCGGCCCAGCGCCCGAAGACCGCGGCCGTGGCGCCGTTGGGCTCGATCACGATCTACGTGCCGCTGGCCGGCCTGGTCGACCTCGAGGCCGAAAGCACGCGGCTCAACAAAGAGATCGACAAGGTCGATAAAGACCTCTCCAAGATCAAGGCCAAGCTGGGCAACGAGAAATTTCTCACCCGCGCGCCCGAAGAGGTGGTCCAGCTCGAGCGCGAGCGCTACGAGCAGCTCGACGCTCGAAAAGCCAAGCTCGCCGACGCGCTTGAACGCATTGAACTGATCCGCAGCGAAAGTGCGGTCTGAGCGATGTCCGGGGCGCTGAAACGTGAAATCAGTCGCGTAGTACGCCAGGCCCTACGCGAGGATTTGGGACCGGGCGACATCACCTCGCATCTGACTTTGCCACAGCGGATCGAGGGCTCGGCGCGGATCGTCGCCCGCCAGGAACTCGTGGTCTCGGGGATCAACTGCGCCGCACGCGTTTTCGAGATCGTGCCCGGCAAGGTGCACTGGGAACAGTTCGTGGAGAACGGCCAGCGGATCCAGCGCGGAACCGAATTGGCGCGGCTGCACGGTCCGGTCTACGCGCTGCTCGCGGGCGAGCGCGTGGCGCTCAACCTATTGCAGCATTTCTCAGGCATCGCCAGCACCACCGCGCGTTACGTGGCGGCGGTCAAAGGGACCCACGCCAAGATCGTGGACACGCGTAAAACCATGCCCGGTCTGCGCATGCTGCAAAAGGCCGCCGTGGTTCACGGCGGGGGCGAGAACCACCGCATGGGCCTGTACGACGCAATCCTGATCAAGGACAACCACGTCGACGCCTGCGGCCAGCTGAACTGGGCCGTGGCCATCGCGCGCTCGCGCATGGAGCAGCCGCTGCCGATCGAGGTCGAGGTGCGCACACTGAAAGAGCTCGAGATGGCGCTCGAGGCCGAGGTCGAGCAGGTCCTGCTGGACAACATGCGGCCACAGATGATCCGCCGCGCGGTTAAAATCATCCGCCGCACCCGTCCCCAGACCCTGATCGAGGCCAGCGGCGGCGTGATGCTACGCAGCGTGCGGGAAGTCGCCCTGGCCGGGGTCGACCGGATCAGCGTCGGCGCCCTGACTCACTCGTCCCAGGCGGTGGACATCGCGATGAAGTATTACGAATGAGCTGGGCCGCCGCGCTTAACCTGCTGGAGCGCGAAGACACGCTGTCCGGCGAACAGCTCGGCGAGCTGCTGGGAGTCAGCCGCGCCGCGGTTCACAAAGGCGTGACCCGTTTGCGGCGCGAAGGATATCGCATCGAGGGGACCGCGGGCCGCGGCTACCGCCTGCTTGAATCCGCATCGCCCTACTGCCAAATCGAGATCGAACGTCGGCTGCTCAAGGCCGGCTCGAACCTGCCCGTTGTTTTCCGGCGCGAGTGCGACTCGACCAACAGCCTGGCCCTGAGTCTGGAGCCCTCACAGGACTGCGTGGTGGTCGCGGACAGCCAGCGCGCCGGACACGGTAGGCGCGGACGCGATTGGGTTTCGCCCGCGGGCTGCAATATCTACCTCACACGACTGTTCGAGCGTCGTCTCAATGCCCAGAGCGCGTCCGAGCTGGTGCTGGTCGCCGGAGCCGCCTGCGCCGCGGCGCTCAATTCTCTGCCCGGAATCCAGGTCGGACTGAAATGGCCCAACGACATTTACGCCCAAGGCGCAAAGCTCGCCGGCATCCTGGTCGAGGGCGCGCTGGTGGAAACCAGCCTGGTGCGCGCGGCCGTGGGGATCGGGATCAACGTCAACATCGACCGCCGCGAGCTGACGCGCCGTATCGATCGTCCGGCCACCAGCCTGCTGGAGCTGACCGGCCGTTGCATTGCGCGCGGCGAATTGGTCGCCCAGATAGTGTTGCAACTGGATAAATGGTATGCTCAGTGGCTGAAGGCAGGTTTAAGTAAAGTATTATCCATATATAGCAAACTAGATGTTATCAAAGATAATGTTATCGAAGTTGATCTGGCTGATCGCACGTTGGAGGCCCGATCTGAAGGGATCGATCAACAGGGTCGGCTGCTGGTCGTCACAATGGATGGAGAGCAGTTGTGCCTGAACTCCGGAGAGGTGACGATTCGACCGGCAACAGGAGTGATTGATGCTGCTGGTAGTTGATGTCGGAAATTCGAACATCGTCCTCGGGATCTACCGGGACCAAGAGCTGATCGCACACTGGCGCTTGGCGACCAACGTCAAGCAGACCTGCGATGAGTACGGGATGATGCTGCTGCAGTTGATGCAGCACAGCGACCTGGACAGTAAACAGGTCGACGGCTCGATCATTTCCTGCGTGGTTCCCCCCCTGCTCCAATCGTTTGAGGCCATGGTTCGGATCTATTTCAACGTGCGGCCGCTGGTGGTCGGCCCCGGAATCAAGACCGGGATGCCGATCCTTTACGACAATCCGCGCGAGGTCGGAGCGGACCGCATTGTCAACGCGGTGGCGGCCTACGAGCGTTTCAAGCGCGCCCTGATCGTCGTGGATTTCGGCACGGCCACGACCCTCGACGCGATCAGCGAGCGCGGCGAATACCTGGGCGGGGCGATCTGTCCGGGGATTACGATCAGCATGGAGGCGCTGTTTCTTAAGGCGAGTAAGCTGCCGCGCGTAGAGCTGACCAAACCCAAACGGGTAATCGGACGCAACACGGTCAACTCGATCCAGTCCGGCATCCTCTACGGCTACGCCGGGCTGGTCGATCGACTGATCGAGCGCATGTCGCAGGAGATGGACGGCAGCCCCGTTGTCATCGCCACCGGCGGCCTGGCCGAACGAATCTCAATCGAGGCCACGCGGATTGAGCACACCGACAATATGCTGACCCTGGAGGGCCTACGGGTAATTTTCGAGCGCAATCCGTAATTCAAGCGCTACAATTGACCATCTATGTATGGTGCTTATTAACAAAATTCTCTTGACCATGCGTAATCATCGAAATAGATTATGCTTTTGACATAGCAGAAGAAAAAAGCAGCAGAAGAGACATGCCCAAAGCAGTATCCATATTCGCCGGATCGTTCAGCGATACGCACCCGGCTGCGGTCTTATTGGGGATCAACCAGCAACGGGAAAGTGGGGCGCTGTACCTAACCCGCGACAGCGTATTTAAGAAAATCTACTTCCGCATGGGCCTGCCGATGCTGGTCGAGAGTTCGCTGATTCGCGAAGGCATCATCCGGGTGCTGTGCGACGAGCAACGGATCGACAAGACGATCGTATTCGACGTTGTGTCCCGCGCCGTCGAAAACGAGCGTAAACCCGAGGAACTGATCGTCGAATCCGGCCTGATCAGCGGCCACCAGATGCAGGAACACTTGCGCACCAACATCGAGAACCGCCTGATCGAGTGGATGTGCTGGCCCGACGGCGAGTATTGGTTCGAGTTCGGCGAGGAGCCCCCGGAAAACCTGCGCGGCCTGGTGATGAGCTATAAGATCTCCGCCGCGGTTTGGAACAAAATGCACTCCGGCCTCGGGGTTCGCCGACTGGAGCACGCCCTGAAGCAGGACATGTCGAGCATCGTCAAGGTACTCAGGCCGACACAGGATATCCAGGCGGCGATGCACCTGAAGTCGGAGGAGATCCGCTTGCTGCGGATGCTCGACGGAACTCAGACCATCGAGAACCTCTCGTTGACCGAAACCATGGAGCACAAGCGCGTCCTGGCGTTGATCTTCGTGCTGGGCATGGCCGGCGTCGTTTCGATCAGCACCCCGATCGAGCATGAAGCGGCTCCGGACAACAAGCGCGACGCGGCAGACCTCGAGTTCGCAAGGCGGGTGCACCAGGAGCGCGGCCAGATCGAGGAGCGCAACTACTTCGAGATGCTGCGCATCGGACGCGATTTCGACGACGAGCAGCTTCGTCGTGCGTATTACACGCTGTCGCAGCGCTATCACGAGGACAAACTGTTCACCCGCAGCGATCCGGAGACGCGCCAGATTGCCGACTCGATATTCCAAAATCTGACCATCGCCTTCGAGACCCTGGGCGGCTACAAACGCTTCCGCGACAGCGGACGCTACGTGGCGATGATGCAGCATCACGAGGAGTTCCAATCCAGCCGCGAGAGCCGCCTGCGCAGCCTGCTGCCCTACTTCGACGCCTGCAACGCGATGACGATCGGCGATTCGACGCGGGCGCTGCAATCGATCCGGGAAGCGATCGACACCTATCCGACCGAGAGCGAGTACCACGGAATCAAGGGCGAGCTGTCGCTGCAAACCGCCAATGACAAAATCTCGCGCAAGGACGCGATCAGCGTACTTAAAAAATCGCTGTCGCTCGACGGAATGTGCGAGCGCAGCCTGCTGACCATTGCCGGAGCCATGGAATCCGACGGCAACCTCGAGGAGGCGGCCAAATACTATCGCCGATTGCTGCGCATCGATTCGGAGAACCGCAGCGTGCGCCGCACTCTGCGCGACATTATGCGCCGCCGTAAGGACAGCCTCTCCTTCCGGGTCGACGACGATCAGCGCAAAGTAATCGCCGAACTCAAGGTCGAAATCGAGGACTACCTCAAACGAATCGAGAACGCCAACCACTTCCAGATTCTCAACCTGCCGATGGATTGCGACGGCGACCAAATCAAGAACGCCTACTTCAAACTGGCCAAGAAATTCCACCCGGACCACATGCGCAACATGCCCCTCAACCGCGAGATCGAACCGCTGGCCGAGGAGCTGTTCATGCGCATCAACCAGGCCTACCAGGTGCTGATTTCCGAGCAGACCAGGCGGCTGTACGAGCGCTCGTTGCGCGTCAGCGAGCAGCAGAAGGCGATCGCCGCCAAGATCAGGGGCGGCACGCGACCCGAGGACCAGTTCAAGCAGGCGCTGATGCTGGTCAAGGACCGAGTCTGGGATCAAGCCCTCGAAGTGTTCAACAAACTCACCCAGCAGGATCCGAAGAACGCCCAGTACGTGGCCTACAAGGTCTACTGCGAGTTCATGAACCAATTCCGCAGCAGCGCGGACGGCCCGCGCACGCTGATGCGGTTTGACGAAGCCTTCCGCGAAGCGCAAGCGTTGGGACCTGATAATCCGGACGTACTCTTCCTCTGGGGCCGGATGTATCGCGTGT is from Candidatus Alcyoniella australis and encodes:
- a CDS encoding valine--tRNA ligase, giving the protein MSDSRSNEMEKTYSPDDLEQRWYEYWERIGAFRAGEGDEREAFSIVIPPPNVTGSLHMGHAFNNTLQDILARYHRMIGHNVLWMPGTDHAGIATQNVVERQLAAEGSSRHELGREKFIERVWEWKQQYGDRIIEQLKHMGCSCDWDRLRFTMDEGLSKAVRKVFVTLYKEGLIYRGQYLTNWCPRCETALSDLEVEHEDQQGHLWHIKYPLADGSGELIVATTRPETMFGDTAVAVNPADERYADFIGKQVVLPLVGKQIPVIADDYVSMEFGTGALKITPAHDPNDFEIGLRHSLPMVKVIDERGVIASDVEETGRYAGMERNAARAAAVADLESQGLLHKVEDYASSVGHCYRCKEIIEPNLSVQWFVKTKPLAEQAIKAVRDGRTRIVPELWTKTYYNWMENIRDWCISRQIWWGHRIPAWRCPECPDVLLVEEIDPTSCPNCGGKLVQEEDVLDTWFSSALWPFSTMGWPEQTDLLKTYYPTSCLVTAFDILFFWVARMMMMGLKFMDDVPFHDVYIHALVRDEHGQKMSKSKGNVVDPLVIVDEFGADSFRFTLASLAAQGRDVALSKQRIAGYRRFANKIWNAARFTLSHLEGFERPSQAPCPQSLPDRWILSKSRHTAQLVGRAIEEFRFNDAAMLTYDYIWHTFCDWYLELIKPALYDDDAPAEQRELTKHVLCTALDSLLRMLHPFMPFVSEDLWQRLPGTGETIMLSEFNPLGQELVDDEAESKMDLAIEAITAIRTIRGEMNIAPSVKMQAVAVGDEQQLSVLRGLADLVRDQAKLESLIVDPAAQRPKTAAVAPLGSITIYVPLAGLVDLEAESTRLNKEIDKVDKDLSKIKAKLGNEKFLTRAPEEVVQLERERYEQLDARKAKLADALERIELIRSESAV
- a CDS encoding glycosyltransferase family 2 protein, encoding MADISAVFPIYNEVQLLPALVAQARAALEACGCAARLVLVDDGSDDGSTELIRELALADPLITAVHHPHNRGYGAALISGLSAADSELIMFSDADLQFDLAQIGTLLAAQQSAGVDVVVGYRSPRADPWHRLLYGRVWTAMVNVLLRVRVRDVNCAFKLMTRQARDALRLDQLQIQGPGINAAIFLRWKQAGLDWVEVPIAHRPRPSGLQTGGSAGAIRRGFRELMLLRKISRNG
- a CDS encoding radical SAM protein, which codes for MRVALVHPPESVQSIGSEIVQHPINIASIAAYIRRENDAEVELWDYAVLDHPSEDFRERMRRFKPQIVGFSCMTPLIVQGAELARIAKQEDPEVLVVVGGPHVSAIPEHTLEQYESFDISAIGEGEQTMSEIIHALEHGLPLENIASTAVRIDGAIRRNELRDLIHDLDDLPYPARDLIDLELYKGSSSPGLDSSLQRITELFTSRGCPMNCIFCASAVTHRNKVRFRSAEHVLGEVRQCVEQYGIQHFTIDDDTFTYGHKRLTAICDGLRELGVSWDCDSRVDSVNPEVLKMMADSGCKKIAFGVETGSPRMLELIKKQITVEQIEDGFDWAHRAGILTSAFIMIGSHPSETIEDLDQTLALIKRIRPDFVLVYIAVPYPGTELYHIMHDQELVFTEDWNEYDIVRTIPKWRTENFSPDQLVALQEKLYRKIYFTPRFIAQKLFAIRSLDDFRYMWDKGFSLLSFLGDRRKQSKISAPSGD
- a CDS encoding iron-containing alcohol dehydrogenase — encoded protein: MLPDFFEFWHPTRIVYGPGLAKDFSAEISDLKIKRPFVVTDEILYKKVGLVQPVLDGITSGGLEIAGVFDQVPPNSEIKIVKQICDQARDARADSILAIGGGSVIDSAKAANILFTNGGDLLNDYSGAQTLTEPLRPLIVIPTTAGTGSEVTMVAVILDEETHTKNSFVDKHMLPNLAVLDPEMTLSLPAQLTAATGMDALTHAMEAFWGLQKNPASDAFASQAVRMLMEFLPIAVSQGDNLEARSKVLVAATFAGAAFSHSMVGVVHSMAHATGGLYGVPHGVANAILLPYGMEYNLEEVPKQMSDLAQVMRLDTHGLDEISAARKAIDAVRELQDKLAASSGLPIKLSQAGVPEDGLEKIAAAAVMDGTTFYNPREVEEEAVLETLKAAY
- the nadC gene encoding carboxylating nicotinate-nucleotide diphosphorylase, producing MSGALKREISRVVRQALREDLGPGDITSHLTLPQRIEGSARIVARQELVVSGINCAARVFEIVPGKVHWEQFVENGQRIQRGTELARLHGPVYALLAGERVALNLLQHFSGIASTTARYVAAVKGTHAKIVDTRKTMPGLRMLQKAAVVHGGGENHRMGLYDAILIKDNHVDACGQLNWAVAIARSRMEQPLPIEVEVRTLKELEMALEAEVEQVLLDNMRPQMIRRAVKIIRRTRPQTLIEASGGVMLRSVREVALAGVDRISVGALTHSSQAVDIAMKYYE